One genomic window of Bradyrhizobium sp. CCGE-LA001 includes the following:
- a CDS encoding FtsB family cell division protein: MVSRARLKSILTGLALYAMAAAIVGYFGVNAYTGKYGLNARQELDQEIIALTSELAQLKRERARSEQRVSLLRTSRIDPDMLDERARYQLDYVNPHDLVRMIPAK, encoded by the coding sequence ATGGTCTCCCGCGCGCGCCTGAAATCGATCCTGACCGGCCTTGCCCTCTATGCCATGGCAGCGGCCATCGTCGGCTATTTCGGCGTCAACGCCTACACCGGCAAATATGGCCTCAATGCCCGCCAGGAGCTGGATCAGGAGATCATCGCGCTGACCAGCGAGTTGGCGCAGCTCAAGCGCGAGCGCGCCAGGAGCGAGCAGCGCGTCTCGTTGCTGCGCACGTCGCGGATCGATCCTGACATGCTGGACGAGCGGGCGCGCTATCAGCTGGACTATGTCAATCCGCATGATCTCGTTCGGATGATCCCGGCGAAATAG
- a CDS encoding zinc-binding dehydrogenase yields MSDGKTGLQLRSLLKKSGELELSLVNVPTPEPADDEVVVRVEATPINPSDLGLLIGPADMSAAKASGTKEMPIITAQMPEAAMRMMGARFDQSLPVGNEGAGTVIGAGSSDSAKALMGKTVSMIGGAMYTQYRVLKVRDVMELPEGTTAADGASWFVNPLTALGMTETMRRENHKALVHTAAASNLGQMLNKICIKDGIALVNIVRNKEQAEILHKIGARHVVDSSAASFMDDLTNALVETGATIAFDAIGGGKLASQILAAMEIAANKTAKEYSRYGSNVYKHVYIYGSLDTRPTELNRSFGLSWGVGGWLLTPFLQNIGPAEIGRLRQRVASELKTTFASHYTKVVSLPEVLDPANIAVYAKRATGEKFLINPNK; encoded by the coding sequence ATGAGCGACGGCAAGACCGGACTACAACTGCGTTCGCTGCTGAAGAAGAGCGGTGAGCTGGAACTGTCCCTCGTGAATGTCCCGACGCCAGAGCCGGCCGATGACGAGGTCGTGGTTCGCGTCGAGGCGACCCCGATCAACCCTTCCGACCTCGGGCTCCTGATTGGACCCGCCGACATGTCGGCGGCGAAGGCCTCCGGCACCAAGGAGATGCCGATCATCACCGCCCAGATGCCGGAGGCGGCGATGCGGATGATGGGGGCGCGGTTCGACCAGTCTCTGCCGGTCGGCAATGAGGGCGCCGGCACGGTGATCGGGGCCGGCTCGTCGGATTCGGCAAAGGCGCTGATGGGCAAGACGGTGTCGATGATCGGCGGGGCGATGTACACGCAATATCGCGTGCTGAAGGTCCGCGACGTCATGGAGCTGCCTGAGGGCACCACGGCCGCGGATGGCGCCTCCTGGTTCGTCAATCCGCTGACCGCGCTCGGCATGACCGAGACGATGCGGCGGGAGAACCACAAGGCTCTCGTGCACACCGCGGCTGCCTCCAATCTCGGCCAGATGCTGAACAAGATCTGCATCAAGGACGGGATCGCTCTCGTCAACATCGTCAGGAACAAGGAGCAGGCGGAGATCCTGCACAAGATCGGCGCCAGGCACGTTGTGGATTCCAGCGCGGCGAGCTTCATGGACGATCTCACCAATGCGCTGGTCGAGACCGGCGCCACGATTGCCTTCGACGCCATCGGCGGCGGCAAGTTGGCGAGCCAGATCCTGGCGGCCATGGAGATTGCGGCCAACAAGACCGCGAAGGAGTACAGTCGCTACGGCTCTAACGTGTACAAGCACGTCTACATCTATGGCAGCCTCGACACGCGCCCGACCGAGCTGAACCGCTCTTTCGGCCTCAGCTGGGGTGTCGGCGGCTGGCTGCTCACGCCGTTCCTCCAGAACATCGGCCCGGCCGAGATCGGTCGCCTGCGCCAGCGCGTCGCCTCCGAGCTCAAGACCACCTTCGCCAGTCACTACACCAAGGTGGTCTCGCTGCCCGAGGTGCTCGATCCCGCCAACATCGCGGTCTACGCCAAACGTGCCACCGGCGAAAAATTCCTCATCAACCCAAATAAATAA
- a CDS encoding helix-turn-helix domain-containing protein, with translation MNGSMPPHHAARVEAAIASGQAARSALVASWRRSSRLHHLDPGGRSSPMRLTETELGQARERVAPLLAAAQGAMDRLYQAVGASGCCVLLADGEGVPVDRRGTPADDATFQSWGLWTGALWSEEHEGTNGIGTCLVEQRPLTIDRDQHFFTRNTLLSCTAVPVYDHEAALAGVLDVSSCRADRTEGFSSLIALAAGEAAKRIEADLFRRAFAHARIVLTRGPDGGCSGLLAVDADDLVIGATRSARIGLGIAPGKALQPVPAADLLGGEPAHDHLAGGQRAVLQRALLRADGNVSAAAKALGVSRATLHRKLKRFGIKH, from the coding sequence ATGAATGGGTCAATGCCCCCGCATCACGCGGCCCGCGTCGAGGCTGCCATCGCGTCCGGCCAAGCCGCCCGGTCCGCGCTCGTGGCTTCGTGGCGTCGTTCGTCCCGATTGCATCATCTCGATCCCGGAGGCCGCAGCTCGCCGATGCGGCTCACCGAAACAGAGCTCGGTCAAGCCCGCGAGCGCGTCGCGCCGCTGCTGGCGGCCGCGCAAGGTGCGATGGACCGGCTGTATCAGGCCGTCGGTGCCAGCGGCTGCTGCGTGCTCCTCGCGGACGGCGAGGGAGTGCCGGTCGATCGTCGCGGCACGCCTGCGGACGATGCGACGTTTCAATCCTGGGGCCTGTGGACCGGCGCGCTCTGGAGCGAGGAGCACGAAGGCACCAACGGCATCGGCACCTGTCTGGTCGAGCAGCGCCCGCTGACGATCGATCGTGACCAGCACTTCTTCACCCGCAACACGCTTTTGAGCTGCACGGCCGTTCCGGTCTACGACCATGAGGCGGCGCTCGCGGGCGTGCTCGATGTCTCCTCCTGCCGCGCGGACCGCACCGAAGGGTTCTCCAGCCTGATCGCGCTGGCGGCGGGCGAGGCGGCCAAGCGGATCGAGGCCGACCTGTTTCGCAGGGCCTTCGCCCATGCCCGCATCGTCTTGACGCGAGGTCCGGACGGAGGTTGCAGCGGCCTGCTCGCGGTGGACGCGGACGATCTCGTGATCGGCGCGACCCGCTCGGCCCGGATCGGACTCGGGATCGCACCCGGCAAGGCGTTGCAGCCGGTGCCCGCGGCCGATCTCCTCGGCGGCGAACCCGCGCATGACCATCTCGCCGGCGGTCAGCGCGCGGTGTTGCAGCGGGCGCTGCTCCGTGCCGACGGCAACGTGTCAGCGGCCGCCAAGGCCCTCGGCGTCAGCCGCGCTACGCTGCACCGGAAGTTGAAGCGGTTCGGGATCAAGCACTGA
- a CDS encoding NADPH-dependent FMN reductase, whose translation MAYNIVVIAGSLRKDSFSLKIANALAKLAPASLKLEVITPAGISFFNQDLEGAPPADWLAFREKLQKSDGVIFVSPEYNRSIPGVLKNAIDVASRPYGKSSLLGKPVGIVSNSPGPLGGVSAAKHLQTILPGISGPILQQPETYLNAVGDAFDAEGNLTKESLKPVLQAYVDAFAAHVAKHHG comes from the coding sequence ATGGCCTACAACATCGTCGTGATCGCCGGCAGCCTGCGCAAGGACAGCTTCTCGCTCAAGATCGCCAATGCGCTCGCCAAGCTCGCACCGGCCTCACTCAAGCTCGAGGTGATCACGCCGGCCGGCATCTCGTTCTTCAACCAGGACCTCGAGGGCGCGCCGCCTGCGGACTGGCTGGCCTTCCGCGAGAAGCTTCAGAAGTCGGACGGCGTCATCTTCGTCTCGCCGGAATACAATCGCTCGATTCCGGGTGTGCTCAAGAATGCCATCGACGTCGCCTCGCGGCCCTATGGCAAGAGCTCGTTGCTCGGCAAGCCGGTCGGCATCGTCTCGAACTCGCCGGGGCCGCTCGGCGGGGTCAGCGCGGCCAAGCATCTGCAGACGATCCTGCCGGGCATCTCCGGTCCGATCCTCCAGCAGCCCGAGACCTATCTGAACGCCGTCGGCGACGCTTTCGATGCGGAGGGCAATCTGACCAAGGAGTCGCTCAAGCCCGTGCTCCAGGCCTATGTCGACGCCTTCGCCGCGCACGTCGCGAAGCACCACGGCTGA
- the pdhA gene encoding pyruvate dehydrogenase (acetyl-transferring) E1 component subunit alpha yields MAAPKKAAASTPHDKTDGGSPPEFTKEQELKALRDMLLIRRFEEKAGQLYGMGAIGGFCHLYIGQEAVVVGMQMALKEGDQVITGYRDHGHMLATGMDANGVMAELTGRRGGYSKGKGGSMHMFSKEKHFYGGHGIVGAQVSLGTGLAFANHYRDNDNVSVTYFGDGAANQGQVYESFNMAELWKLPVIYVIENNRYAMGTSVSRASAQQDFSKRGASFNIPGKQVDGMDVRAVKAAGEEAAAWCRAGKGPYILEMQTYRYRGHSMSDPAKYRTREEVEKVRHDQDPIEQVRNRLLAAKVSEQDLKAIDAEVRDIVNASADFAQHDPEPDAAELWTDVYR; encoded by the coding sequence ATGGCCGCACCCAAGAAAGCCGCCGCGAGCACGCCACACGACAAGACCGATGGCGGGTCGCCCCCGGAATTCACGAAGGAGCAGGAGCTCAAGGCGCTGCGCGACATGCTCCTGATCCGGCGCTTCGAGGAGAAGGCCGGCCAGCTCTACGGCATGGGAGCAATCGGCGGTTTCTGCCATCTCTATATCGGCCAGGAGGCCGTGGTGGTCGGCATGCAGATGGCCCTGAAGGAGGGCGATCAGGTCATCACCGGCTATCGCGATCACGGTCACATGCTCGCCACCGGCATGGACGCCAACGGCGTCATGGCCGAGCTCACGGGCCGCCGCGGCGGTTATTCCAAGGGCAAGGGCGGCTCCATGCACATGTTCAGCAAGGAGAAGCACTTCTACGGCGGCCACGGCATCGTTGGCGCGCAGGTCTCGCTCGGCACGGGTCTCGCTTTCGCCAATCATTATCGCGACAACGACAATGTCAGCGTCACTTATTTCGGCGATGGCGCGGCCAACCAGGGCCAGGTCTATGAGAGCTTCAACATGGCGGAGCTCTGGAAGCTGCCGGTGATCTACGTCATCGAGAACAACCGCTACGCCATGGGCACCTCGGTCTCGCGCGCCTCGGCGCAGCAGGATTTCTCCAAGCGCGGCGCGTCATTCAACATTCCGGGCAAACAGGTCGACGGCATGGATGTCCGCGCCGTGAAGGCTGCGGGCGAGGAGGCGGCGGCCTGGTGCCGCGCCGGCAAGGGCCCCTACATCCTGGAGATGCAGACCTATCGCTACCGCGGTCACTCGATGTCCGATCCTGCAAAATATCGCACGCGCGAGGAGGTCGAGAAGGTCCGCCACGACCAGGATCCGATCGAGCAGGTGCGCAACCGCCTGCTCGCGGCCAAGGTCAGCGAGCAGGATTTGAAGGCGATCGATGCCGAGGTCCGCGACATTGTCAACGCGTCCGCCGATTTCGCCCAGCATGATCCCGAGCCGGATGCCGCCGAGCTCTGGACCGACGTTTACCGCTGA
- a CDS encoding MBL fold metallo-hydrolase, with translation MTDLNRRHLLAGAAAMGAAAVTGLGTMTANAAAPQAGAQAPGFYRYKVGSLECTSVNDGARTFPMPDKFVANVPKEEALAAGEAAYMPKGMVTVPFNPQLINTGSKLVLIDTGNGIANFEGSKGAVGRLMQNLQAAGVDPKTIDVVLLSHLHPDHINGIRLADGALAFPNAEIMVPGKDWEFWTSEDNAAKAESNPMMKNYFASVKKTFSGLESKVTKFEAGKEVAPGITSIATPGHTPGHTSFAVASGDAKVLIQSDVTNIPEFFLRNPDWHVMFDYDAAMAQATRHKFYDMAAAEKATVIGFHFTFPSVGHVVKDGAKYRLIPSAWNPTI, from the coding sequence ATGACCGATCTCAATCGCCGTCACCTGCTCGCAGGCGCCGCCGCCATGGGCGCGGCTGCCGTTACCGGGCTTGGGACCATGACCGCCAATGCCGCAGCGCCCCAAGCCGGGGCGCAGGCGCCGGGCTTCTATCGCTACAAGGTGGGCAGCCTCGAATGCACCTCGGTCAATGACGGCGCGCGCACCTTTCCGATGCCGGACAAGTTCGTCGCCAATGTTCCGAAAGAGGAGGCGCTGGCTGCTGGCGAGGCGGCCTACATGCCCAAGGGCATGGTCACCGTCCCGTTCAACCCGCAACTCATCAACACCGGCTCCAAGCTGGTGCTGATCGATACCGGCAACGGCATCGCGAATTTCGAGGGGAGCAAGGGTGCCGTCGGCCGCTTGATGCAAAATCTGCAGGCTGCCGGGGTCGATCCCAAGACCATCGACGTCGTGCTGCTGTCGCATTTGCACCCTGATCACATCAACGGCATCCGTCTCGCCGACGGCGCGCTCGCCTTCCCGAACGCGGAGATCATGGTGCCGGGCAAGGATTGGGAGTTCTGGACCAGCGAGGACAACGCCGCCAAGGCCGAGTCCAATCCGATGATGAAGAACTATTTCGCCAGCGTGAAGAAGACCTTTTCCGGTCTCGAGTCCAAGGTCACCAAGTTCGAAGCGGGCAAGGAAGTTGCACCCGGCATCACCTCGATCGCGACGCCGGGCCACACGCCCGGCCATACCTCGTTCGCGGTCGCATCGGGCGATGCCAAGGTCCTGATCCAGTCCGACGTCACCAACATCCCGGAATTCTTCCTGCGCAATCCGGACTGGCACGTGATGTTCGACTACGACGCCGCGATGGCGCAGGCCACGCGCCACAAATTCTACGACATGGCGGCGGCCGAGAAGGCGACCGTGATCGGCTTCCACTTCACCTTCCCCTCGGTCGGTCATGTCGTAAAGGACGGCGCCAAATATCGCCTGATCCCGTCGGCATGGAATCCGACGATCTGA
- the adh gene encoding aldehyde dehydrogenase yields the protein MNKVEFLSVTKVPFAERYDNFIGGKFVAPISGKYFDNASPVTGQIVCKIARSDAQDVEAALDAAHAAKAAWGRTSVAERAAVLNRIADRMEENLERLAIAETWDNGKPIRETRAADLPLAIDHFRYFAGVVRAQEGSIGEIDHDTIAYHFHEPLGVVGQIIPWNFPLLMACWKLAPALAAGNCVVLKPAEQTPASIMVWAEIIADILPPGVLNIVNGFGVEAGKPLASSPRIAKIAFTGETSTGRLIMQYASQNLIPVTLELGGKSPNIFFNDVTAEDDDFFDKAIEGFVMFALNQGEVCTCPSRALVHADIYDRFMERALKRVAAIKQGDPRDATTMIGAQASGEQLSKILSYIDIGKQEGAKVLAGGGRAELAGDLAGGFYVQPTVFEGHNKMRIFQEEIFGPVVSVTTFKTDEEALAIANDTLYGLGAGVWSRDANRCYRFGREIQAGRVWTNCYHAYPAHAAFGGYKQSGVGRETHKMMLDHYQQTKNLLVSYSPKKLGFF from the coding sequence ATGAACAAGGTGGAATTCCTCAGCGTCACCAAAGTTCCCTTCGCAGAGCGCTATGACAATTTCATCGGCGGCAAGTTCGTCGCGCCGATCTCGGGCAAGTATTTCGACAATGCCTCGCCGGTGACCGGCCAAATCGTCTGCAAGATCGCGCGGTCCGACGCGCAGGACGTCGAGGCGGCCCTCGACGCGGCGCATGCCGCCAAGGCGGCCTGGGGCCGCACCAGCGTCGCCGAGCGCGCCGCGGTCCTGAACCGGATCGCCGACCGCATGGAAGAGAACCTCGAGCGTCTCGCCATCGCCGAGACCTGGGACAACGGCAAGCCGATCCGCGAGACCCGCGCCGCCGACCTGCCGCTGGCCATCGACCATTTCCGTTATTTCGCCGGCGTGGTGCGCGCCCAGGAAGGCTCGATCGGTGAGATCGACCACGATACCATCGCCTATCATTTCCATGAGCCGCTCGGCGTGGTCGGCCAGATCATTCCCTGGAACTTCCCGCTGCTGATGGCCTGCTGGAAGCTCGCGCCTGCGCTCGCCGCCGGCAATTGCGTGGTGCTCAAGCCCGCCGAGCAGACTCCGGCCTCGATCATGGTATGGGCCGAGATCATTGCCGACATCCTGCCGCCGGGAGTCCTCAACATCGTCAACGGTTTCGGCGTCGAGGCCGGCAAGCCGCTCGCCTCGAGCCCGCGCATCGCCAAGATCGCCTTCACCGGCGAGACCTCGACGGGCCGGCTGATCATGCAATATGCCAGCCAGAACCTCATTCCCGTCACGCTGGAGCTCGGCGGCAAGTCGCCGAACATCTTCTTCAATGACGTCACCGCCGAAGACGACGATTTCTTCGACAAGGCGATCGAAGGTTTCGTCATGTTCGCGCTGAACCAGGGCGAGGTCTGCACCTGTCCGAGCCGGGCGCTGGTGCACGCCGATATCTATGACCGCTTCATGGAGCGTGCGCTGAAGCGCGTCGCCGCGATCAAGCAGGGCGATCCGCGCGACGCCACCACCATGATCGGCGCCCAGGCCTCTGGCGAGCAGCTCTCCAAGATTCTCTCCTATATCGACATCGGCAAGCAAGAGGGCGCCAAGGTCCTGGCCGGCGGCGGACGTGCCGAGCTCGCGGGTGATCTCGCCGGCGGCTTCTACGTGCAGCCGACCGTGTTCGAGGGCCACAACAAGATGCGGATCTTCCAGGAGGAGATCTTCGGTCCCGTCGTTTCGGTCACCACCTTCAAGACCGACGAGGAGGCGCTCGCGATCGCCAACGACACGCTCTACGGCCTGGGCGCCGGCGTCTGGAGCCGTGATGCCAATCGCTGCTACCGTTTCGGCCGGGAGATCCAGGCCGGCCGGGTCTGGACCAACTGTTATCATGCCTATCCCGCGCATGCTGCCTTCGGCGGCTACAAGCAGTCGGGCGTCGGTCGCGAGACCCACAAGATGATGCTCGATCACTACCAGCAGACCAAGAACCTCCTGGTCAGCTACAGCCCGAAGAAGCTCGGCTTCTTCTGA